Within the Streptomyces vilmorinianum genome, the region GGGGCGCTGATCGTCGGCGTGTTCCGCAACGGCCTCCAGCTGATGGGCGTCGGCTCGATCTACCAGACGCTGATCACCGGCGGTCTCGTGATCCTCGCCGTGACCGTCGACCAGTTCTCCCGCAGGAAGGTCCGCCGATGACCACCGACCCCGGAGCGACCCCCGTCCTCAAGGCCCGCGGGCTCGTCAAGCGCTACGGCCACGTCACCGCGCTCGACGGCGCCGACTTCGATCTGATGCCCGGTGAGGTGCTCGCGGTCATCGGGGACAACGGCGCCGGCAAGTCCAGCCTGATCAAGGCGCTCACCGGGGCGCTCCAGCCCGACGAGGGCACCATCGAGCTCGACGGGGAGCCCGTCCGCTTCCGTGATCCGGTGGACGCGCGCCGACGCGGCATCGAGACCGTCTACCAGGATCTGGCGGTCGCGGCCTCGCTCGACATCGCGAGCAACATGTTCCTGGGCCGTGAGATCCGGCGCCGCGGGCCGCTCGGCTCGGTGCTGCGGATGCTCGACAACAAGAGGATGCGCGAGGAGTCCGCCGCGCACATGGCCGATCTGAAGATCGGGCTCCGTTCGCTGACCCAGGCCGTGGAGACGCTCTCGGGCGGCCAGCGGCAGGGCGTGGCGGTGGCGCGCGCGGTCGCGTGGGCCCGGCACGTGGTGGTGATGGACGAGCCGACGGCCGCGCTCGGGGTGAAGGAGTCGGGCCAGGTCCTCGACATGATCCGGCGGGTCCGCGACCGGGGCCTGCCGGTCGTCCTGATCAGCCACAACATGCCGCACGTCTTCGAGATCGCGGACCGGATCCACGTCCAGCGGCTCGGCCGCCGGGTGGCGCAGATCCGGCCCGGGGACCATTCGATGGCGGACGTGGTGGCGATCATGACCGGGGCCCTGACCCTGGAGGAGGCGGACGGCGGTACGGTCGTGAGCGAACGAGGCTGAGACGACGGCGACGACGACGGAGATGCGGTGACCATGGGGAGCACCCGGCGGCCGACCCTGGCCGATGTGGCAGCGCGGGTCGGTGTGACCCCGAAGACCGTGTCCCGGGTGCTCAACGAGGACGGGCCGGTCTCCGAGGCGACGCGGGCGAAGGTGCTCGCGGTCGTCGAGGAGCTGGGCTTCCGCCCCAATCTCATGGCCCGCAACATGCGGGTGGGGGCGCGGGACTCGACGGTGGGCCTGGTCGTGCCGGACATGGGCAACCCCTTCTTCGGCACGGTCGCGGGCGGCGTCGAGGACGTCGTACGGGACCGGGGGCTCACGCTCCTCATGGGGTCGTCGAGCGAGCGCGAGCCGATGGAGCACGCGCTCATCACCACGTTCCTGGCACGGCGGATCAGCGGCCTGCTGGTCGTGCCGGCGGCCGGCAGCGACCATCGCTTCCTGCGCCGGGAGCGGGAGAGCGGGCTGCCCGTGGTCTTCGTGGACCGGCCGGGCAGCGGGCTCGCGGCGGACGCGGTGGTGAGCGCGAACGAGGAGGGGGCGCGGACGGGTGTGGCGCATCTGATCGCGCACGGGCACCGCCGGATCGCCTTCATCGGCGACCGTCCGGCCACCCTCTACACGCGCAAGACGCGGCAGCGGGGCTACAAGGCGGCGCTGGAGGCGGCGGGGATCGTCCACGACCCGGCGCTGGTGGTCACGGCCCACGATCCGTACGCCGCGGGGGTCGCCGTGCGGCGCCTGCTCGCTCTCGCGGATCCGCCGACGGCCGTCTTCGCCGCGAACAACTTCGCCTCGCTCGGGGTCGTGCCCGCGCTGGCCGAGGCGGGCCGCCGCGATGTGGCCCTGGTCGGCTTCGACGACCTGCCGCTGGCGGCCGTCCTGGAACCGGGCCTTACGGTCGTGGCCCAGGACCCGGCGGCGATCGGCCACGCGGCGGCCGAGCAGATCCTGGCCCGCCTCGGCGGCGACCGCTCGCGCGCGACGACACACACGGTCCCGGTGCGCCTGATCGAGCGCGGCTCGGGCGAACTGCCACCACGGAACAGGCCCACGGCCTAGCCCCCCGTGTGGGCACTCGTCCCGCAGGGCGGGACGGGTGGGCACACGAGCCGACGCCCTTTGCGAGCGCCTCCGCCCCCTGCGCCCCTGTTGCTCGCCGCCGGCTACGCGCCCGCGTACGGGCAGTCCCGGCTCGACGACCCGCGGCTCGCCCCGGTCCGTACGGCGCTGACCCGTATCCCGCGGTGATCGTCGACCGGTACGCCGAGCTCGTCGACCGCAACGACGCGTTCCTCGCCCTGACCGCCACCGTCGCGCCCGCGCTGCTCGCCCCGCCGGTGAACGTGGCCCGGCTGCTGCTGCGCCCCCGGGGCCCGGCGCCCCGGATCGTGAACATCGACGAGTGGGCCTGGCACATCCGCGACCGCCCGACCGAGGAGAGTGTCCAGAATCCGGACAACCGGCTCACGGAGCTGCTCGCCGAGCTGGGGGCCGCGTCGGCATCCTTCGCGGAGGCGTGATGCGATGACGTCATGCGCATCACTCTCACCACCTGGTCCCTCGAACAGACCTCGCCGTCCGACCTCCGCCCCGCCACCCCGCCCCCGGGCGACGACGTCACGATCGCGCGCGCCGAGGTGCCCTCGCCCGAGTACAGCCGCTTCCTCTATACGGCGGTCGGTGGCGACATCCGCTGGAACGACCGGCTGTCGCTGACGTACAAGCAGTGGCAGGAGATCGTCGAGAAGCCCGGGGCCGAGATCTGGGTGGCGTACGAGAAGGGGACGCCGGCCGGGTACGTGGAGCTGGACCCGCAGGACGACGGCGCCGTGGAGATCGTCTACTTCGGGCTGATCCCGGCGTTCCGGGGCCGCCGGATCGGCGGGCACCTCCTCTCGTACGGAGTGCAGCGCGCCTGGGACCTGGCCGAGCGCTGGCCCGAGCGGGAGGCGACCCGGCGGGTGTGGCTGCACACCTGCTCGCTGGACGGGCCGCACGCGATGGACAACTATCTGCGTCGGGGCTTCACCCTCTTCGACACCAAGGTGGAGGAGATCGAGGAGTCCGAGACCCCCGGCCCGTGGCCCGGCGCCCACGCCTGAGCCCCGCCCCGAATCCCTCCCCTTCGAGGCGTTCTCGAAGTGACCCATGACACACTGTCTCGCCCAGCGAGACGGTGTTGTCCACATTTTGGACGAAGCTGGACTGGGTCCAAAGTCCCGTGACACGCTTCCGTCATGTCTGGAACTGGAATTGCCTTGGTGAGTCGGCGGCACGTCGACCTCGGCCGCATGTCCAGCGCCATGTGTCCGGCGCGCTGAGAGAACCAGCACCGCCGCGATCTCCTTTCTGACAGACCCTGCTGCGCACCGTCGCGCCATCCCCTGACCCGAGTACACGTGTGCAGGTCAGAGCCGCCCTCCCGCAGTCCCGAAGGACAAAACGCCATGGCCGCCACCCCGGAAAACCCCGCACCCGCCACGCCCCGCCGCAAGGTGAGCCGTCACCGTGGCGAGGGCCAGTGGGCCGTGGGGCACTTCACCCCCCTGAACGGCAATGAGCAGTTCAAGAAGGACGACGACGGTCTCAATGTGCGGACACGTATTGAGACGATCTACTCCAAGCGTGGGTTCGACTCCATCGACCCCAACGACCTGCGGGGGCGCATGCGCTGGTGGGGTCTCTACACCCAGCGCAAGGAAGGCCTCGACGGCACCAAGACGGGTGTCCTGGAGCCGGAGGAGCTGGACGCCGAGTTCTTCATGCTCCGGGTCCGCATCGACGGCGGCCGTCTGACGACCGAGCAGCTGCGCGTCATCGGCGAGATCTCGCAGGAGTTCGCGCGCGGCACCGCCGACCTCACGGACCGGCAGAACGTCCAGTACCACTGGATCCGTATCGAGGACGTCCCCGAGATCTGGAACCGGCTCGAGGCCGTCGGCCTGTCGACCACCGAGGCCTGCGGTGACACCCCGCGTGTCATCCTCGGCTCGCCGGTCGCCGGGATCGCCGAGGACGAGATCATCGACGGCACCCCCGCCATCGACGAGATCTACCGCCGGATCGTGGGCAACAAGGACTTCTCCAACCTGCCCCGTAAGTTCAAGTCCGCCGTCTCCGGCTCGCCGCTGCTCGACGTGGCGCACGAGATCAACGACATCGCCTTCGTCGGTGTCGAGCACCCGGAGCACGGCCCCGGTTTCGACGTCTGGGTCGGCGGCGGGCTGTCCACCAACCCCAAGCTGGGCGTGCGCCTGGGCACCTGGGTCTCCCTCGACGAGGTCCCGGACGTCTACGAGGGCGTCATCTCGATCTTCCGCGACTACGGCTACCGGCGGCTGCGCACCCGCGCCCGCCTGAAGTTCCTCGTCGCCGACTGGGGCCCGGAGAAGTTCCGCCAGGTCCTCGAGGACGAGTACCTGAAGCGCAAGCTGACCGACGGACCCGCCCCCGAGCAGCCGGCCGGGCAGTGGCGGGACCACGTCGGCGTCCACAAGCAGAAGGACGGCCGCTTCTACGTCGGGTTCGCGCCGCGCGTCGGCCGGGTCGACGGCGCCACGCTCACCAAGATCGCGGAGATCGCCGAGGCGCACGGCTCGGGCCGGGTCCGTACGACCGCCGAGCAGAAGATGATCGTCCTGGACATCGAGGAGGCGCAGGTCGAGTCGATCGTCTCCGCCCTGGAGGCCCTGGACCTGCGGGTCAACCCCTCGCCGTTCCGGCGCGGCACGATGGCCTGCACCGGTATCGAGTTCTGCAAGCTGGCCATCGTCGAGACCAAGGCGCGCGGCGCCTCGCTCATCGACGAGCTCGAGCGCCGCATCCCCGAGTTCGACGAGCCGATCACCATCAACATCAACGGCTGCCCCAACGCCTGCGCCCGTATCCAGGTCGCGGACATCGGTCTCAAGGGCCAGCTGGTCCTGGACGACGCGGGCAACCGGGTCGAGGGCTACCAGGTCCACCTGGGCGGCGCCCTCGGTCTGGAGGCCGGCTTCGGCCGCAAGGTCCGTGGCCTGAAGGTCACCTCGGCCGAGCTGCCGGACTACGTCGAGCGGGTCCTCAAGCGCTTCCAGGAGGAGCGCGAGGACGGCGAGCGCTTCGCCACCTGGGCGGCGCGGGCCTCGGAAGAGGCACTGTCGTGAGCGAGCGCGCGGCCCCGTTCCACTGCCCGTACTGCGGCGACGAGGACCTGCGTCCGCACGAGCAGGGTCACGGCGCCTGGGAATGCCGGGCATGCAGTCGAGCCTTCCAGTTGAAGTTCCTGGGGCTCCTCGCCCCGGGCACTTCGAGCAACTCCGCTGGAAGGGAAGAGATATGACGTCGACTCAGGCCACCGAGGCCACCGACCTGAAGGCACTCGCCGAGCAGGCCGGACGCGACCTGGAGGACGCTTCGGCCCTGGAGATCCTCCAGTGGGCCGCGGAGACCTTCGGCAAGCAGTTCTGCGTCACGTCCTCCATGGAGGACGCGGTGGTCTCCCACCTCGCCTCACGCGCCATGCCCGGCGTGGACGTCGTCTTCCTCGACACCGGCTACCACTTCCCCGAGACCATCGGCACCCGGGACGCCGTCGAGGCCGTGATGGACGTCGACGTCATCACCCTGACCCCGCGTCAGACGGTGGCCGAGCAGGACGCCGAGTACGGCCCGAGGCTGCACGACCGCGACCCCGACCTGTGCTGCGCGCTGCGCAAGGTCAAGCCGCTGGAGGAGGGCCTGACCGCGTACCGCGCCTGGGCGACGGGCCTGCGCCGCGACGAGTCCCCGACCCGGGCGAACACCCCGGTCGTCGGCTGGGACGAGAAGCGGCAGAAGGTCAAGATCTCCCCGATCGCCCGCTGGACGCAGGACGACGTCGACGCGTACGTCGCCCAGCACGGCGTGCTCACCAACCCGCTCCTCATGGACGGGTACGCCTCCGTCGGCTGCGCACCCTGCACCCGCCGCGTCGCGGAGGGCGAGGACGCCAGGGCCGGCCGCTGGGCCGGCCGGACCAAGACGGAATGCGGGCTGCACGGATGACGGACACTCAGGAAGTTCAGGAGACACACGTGACGGGTGCCACCATCTGGCTGACCGGTCTGCCGAGCGCCGGCAAGACCACCATCGCCTACGAGCTCGCCGGCCGGCTGCGCGGCGAGGGCCACCGGGTCGAGGTGCTCGACGGCGACGAGATCCGCGAGTTCCTCTCCGCGGGCCTCGGCTTCAGCCGCGAGGACCGGCACACCAACGTGCAGCGCATCGGATTCGTCTCCGAGCTGCTCGCCTCGAACGGCGTGAAGGTGCTCGTCCCCGTGATCGCTCCGTACGAGGACAGCCGCGAGGCCGTCCGCAAGCGCCACCAGACCGAGGGAACCCCCTATGTCGAGGTGCATGTCGCCACTCCGGTGGACGTGTGCTCCGTACGGGATGTGAAGGGGCTGTACGCCAAGCAGGCCGCGGGCGAGATCAGTGGCCTGACCGGGGTCGACGACCCGTACGACGAGCCGCGCAACCCCGATCTGCGGATCGAGTCCCAGAACCAGACCGTGCAGCAGTCCGCGGCGCAGCTTCACGCGCTGCTCACCGAGAGGGGCTTGCTGTGAGCTCCCTCCCGTCTCCCACCACCACCCTGCCCGAGACGCTGCGCGTCGCCCCCATGATCCGCGCGGCCGCCGGGCCGCAGACGAACACGAATGACGCGCCTCTGCGCCGCGCGGGCGGAGAAGCTCACGAGAGGGGTGCAGAGTGACCACCGTTGCCCATGTTCATGAGGAGACCGACAGCCCGTTCGCGCTGTCGCACCTGGACTCGCTGGAGTCGGAGGCCGTTCATATCTTCCGTGAGGTGGCGGGTGAGTTCGAGCGGCCGGTGATCCTGTTCTCCGGTGGCAAGGACTCCATCGTCATGCTGCACCTGGCGCTGAAGGCGTTCGCGCCGGCGCCGGTGCCGTTCACGCTGCTGCATGTCGACACCGGGCACAACTTCCCCGAGGTGATCGAGTACCGCGACCGGACGGTGGAACAGCACGGGCTGCGGCTGCATGTGGCTTCCGTGCAGGAGTACATCGACGCCGGGAAGCTGCGCGAGCGTCCCGACGGGACGCGTAACCCGTTGCAGACGGTGCCGCTGACCGAGGCGATCCAGCAGCACCGTTTCGACGCGGTGTTCGGCGGCGGCCGGCGTGACGAGGAGAAGGCCCGCGCCAAGGAGCGGGTGTTCTCGCTGCGTGACGAGTTCTCGCAGTGGGACCCGCGCCGCCAGCGCCCGGAGCTGTGGCAGCTCTACAACGGCCGCCACGCTCCCGGTGAGCACGTGCGTGTGTTCCCGCTGTCGAACTGGACCGAGCTGGATGTGTGGCAGTACATCCAGCGGGAGAAGATCGAGCTTCCGCAGATCTACTTCGCGCACGAGCGTGAGGTGTTCGCCCGGGGCGGGATGTGGCTGACGGCGGGCCAGTGGGGCGGGCCCAAGGACACCGAGACCGTGGAGAAGCGGCTGATCCGCTACCGCACCGTCGGTGACATGTCCTGCACCGGCGCGGTGGATTCCGACGCCACCACGCTGGACGCCGTGATCGCCGAGATCGCCGCTTCCCGACTCACCGAGCGGGGCGCGACCCGCGCCGACGACAAGCTGTCCGAGGCCGCGATGGAAGACCGCAAGCGCGAAGGGTACTTCTAGCCATGACCATCACCACGGAACAGGTCGCGGTGACGGCGACGACGCTGCTGCGTTTCGCGACCGCCGGGTCCGTCGACGACGGCAAGTCCACGCTGGTGGGCCGGCTGCTGCACGACTCCAAGTCGGTCCTCGCCGACCAGCTGGAGGCCGTGGAGCACGCCTCGCGCTCCCGTGGCCAGGAGGCGCCGGACCTGGCGCTGCTCACCGACGGCCTGCGGGCCGAGCGTGAGCAGGGCATCACCATCGACGTCGCCTACCGCTACTTCGCCACCCCGCGGCGCCGGTTCATCCTGGCCGACACCCCCGGGCATGTGCAGTACACCCGCAACATGGTCACCGGCGCTTCGACCGCCGAGCTGGCCGTGGTCCTGGTCGACGCCCGCAACGGCGTGGTCGAGCAGACCCGCCGCCACGCCGCCGTCGCCGCCCTGCTGCGCGTCCCGCACGTCGTCCTCGCGGTCAACAAGATGGACCTCGTCGACTACGCGGAGCCCGTCTTCGCCGCGATCGCCGAGGAGTTCACGACGTACGCCTCCGAGCTCGGCGTCCCGGAGATCACCGCGATCCCGATCTCCGCGCTCACCGGCGACAACGTCGTGGAACCCTCCGCCAACATGGACTGGTACGGCGGCCCCACCGTCCTGGAACACCTGGAGACCGTCCCGGTCAGCCATGACCTGACGGCCTGCCACGCGCGTTTCCCCGTGCAGTACGTGATCCGCCCGCAGACCGCCGAACACCCCGACTACCGGGGCTACGCAGGTCAGATCGCGGCCGGCGCGTTCCGCGTCGGCGAGCAGATCACCGTCCTGCCCTCGGGCCGTACGTCGACGATCACCGGGATCGACGCGCTCGGCGAGTCCGTGGACATCGCCTGGGCACCGCAGTCCGTCACGCTCCGGCTCGCCGACGACATCGACATCTCCCGCGGCGACCTCATCGCCCCGAGCGGTGACGCCCCGACCACCAGCCAGGACGTCGAGGCGACGGTCTGCCACGTCGCCGACCAGCCGCTGACGGTGGGCCAGCGGGTCCTGCTCAAGCACACCACCCGCACGGTCAAGGCGATCGTCAAGGAGATCCCGTCCCGGCTGACCCTGGACGACCTCTCCCAGCACCCCGAGCCGGGACAGCTCGTCGCCAACGACATCGGCAGGGTCAAGGTCCGTACCGCCGAGCCGCTCGCGCTCGACGCCTACGCCGACTCCCGCCGCACGGGCTCCTTCCTCCTCATCGACCCCGCCGACGGCACCACACTCGCCGCCGGCATGGCCGGCGAGGCCTTCGCCACCGCCCAGGCCGTGGACACGGCCGACGGCGCGGACGACGGCGCGGACGACGAGGGCTGGGACTTCTGAGATGACCCGGGACATCTACGGAACCTTCGCCAAGGAGGGCGGCCGGGTCGGTTCCGGCGCCCTCGGCGCGGGCCGGGGAGGGGTCGCGCGATGTGCGTGCTGACCCCGATGCGCCGCGTACCCGGCGCGCCGCAGCTCCACCGGTCCCATGAACGACACCGACGAAGAAGCCTTCGAAAACCCTGAGGGGAACACCTCCGTGCCTGCCTCCCGCACCATCTCGCGCCGCTCTCTGGCCGCCGTCGCGGCTCTGCCGCTGCTGATCGGCGCTCTGGCCTCCTGCGGCTACGGCTCCCAGGCCAAGAGCGACGAGAAGAAGGTGGCGGCGGTGGGCGCGAAGCTCTCGGCCGACGCCGTCCGGCTCGGGTACTTCCCGAACCTGACGCACGCCACCGCTCTGGTGGGCGACGAAGAGGGCATCATCCAGAAGGAGTTGGGCGGCACGGAGCTGAAGGTCGCCACCTTCAACGCCGGTCCCTCCGCGATCGAGGCGCTGAACGCCGACTCGATCGACATCGGTTTCATCGGCCCCTCCCCCGCGATCAACGGCTACACCAAGTCCAAGGGCAAGAACCTGCGCATCATCGGGGGCTCGGCCTCCGGGGGTGTGAAGCTGGTAGTGAACCCGGACAAGATCAAGACCCTGGACGACGTCAGGGGCAAGAGGATCGGCACTCCGCAGCTCGGCAACACGCAGGACGTGGCCTTCCTCGACTGGATCTCGGAGAAGGGCTGGAAGGTCGACGCCCAGAGCGGCAAGGGCGACGTCTCCGTGGTCCGTACGGACAACAAGGTGGCCCCTGACGCCTACAGGTCCGGCTCGATCGACGGTGCCTGGGTGCCGGAGCCGACCGCGTCCAAGCTGGTCGCCGAGGGGGCGAAGGTCCTGCTCGACGAGTCGGAGCTGTGGCCCGAGAAGAAGTTCGTGATCACGAACATCGTCGTGTCGCAGAGGTTCCTCGCCGAGCACCCGGACGTGGTCGAGGCGGTGCTGCGCGGTTCGCTGAAGACCAACGAGTGGATCAACGCCAACCCCGACAAGGCGAAGGCGTCCGCCAACTCCCGACTGAAGGAACTCACCGGCAAGCCGCTGAGCGCCGAGGTCATCGACAGCGCCTGGCCGTCGATCCAGTTCACCGACGACCCGCTGGCCGCCACGCTCCGGACCCAGGCGGGCCACGCGGTGAAGGCGGATCTGCTCGAACAGCCCGACCTGAACGGCATCTACGACCTGAAGCCGCTCAACAAGGTCCTGAAGGCCGCCGGCAAGCCCGAGGTCTCCGACGCCGGTCTCGGCGTCAAGTAAGTCCGCCGCTCATACCCAGGAGGTGACGACCATGGCCACGACCGCGACGCTCGCCAAGGCCGAGGACCGTGTGGCGGTGACCCACGCCGCCCGGATCGAGCATGTCTCGAAGTCCTTCGGCGGCCCCGCCGGCGGGCAGCTCGTGCTCGACGACATCTCGCTCGATGTCGCCCCGGGCGAGTTCGTCACCCTCCTGGGTGCCTCCGGCTGCGGAAAGTCCACCCTGCTCAACCTGGTCGCCGGGCTCGACCGGCCGTCCGCGGGGTCCATCGAGACCCCCGGCGGCCGGCCGGCCCTGATGTTCCAGGAGCACGCGCTGTTCCCGTGGCTCACCGCGGGCAAGAACATCGAGCTGGCGCTGCGGCTGCGCGGGGTGCCGCGGGCCGAGCGGCGCCCGGAGGCGGAGCGCCTGCTCGACCTGGTCCGGCTCGGCGGCTCGTACGGCAAGCGGGTGCACGAGCTGTCCGGTGGCATGCGCCAGCGGGTGGCCCTGGCCCGGGCGCTCGCCCAGGACAGCGATCTGCTGCTGATGGACGAGCCGTTCGCGGCCCTCGACGCGATCACCCGTGACGTGCTGCACGACGAGCTGACCCGGATCTGGCGGGAGACGAACCTGTCGGTGCTGTTCGTGACCCACAACGTGCGCGAGGCCGTACGCCTTGCCGAGCGTGTGGTGCTGCTGTCGTCCCGGCCGGGGCGGATCGCCCGGGAGTGGACCATCGGCATCCCGCAGCCGCGCCGTATCGAGGACGCCGCCGTGGCGGAGCTGTCCGTCGAGATCACCGAAGAACTGCGTGGGGAGATCCGCCGTCATGGCCAGCACTGAAACGACCACCAAGGCCGACGACCTGGCCGGCCTGGAAGCGGGCCTCGACGCGCTGGACGCGGTGCAGGTGCGCCGGACGCCGGTGCGCGAGGTCCTGGTCAAGAAGGTCCTGCCGCCGGTCCTCGCCGTCCTGCTGGTGCTCGCGGTCTGGCAGGTGCTCGTCGTCGCGGAGGTCACCGACGAGTCCAAGCTTCCGGCGCCGTCCGCGGTGTGGGACAGCCTGACCACGATGTGGCTGGAGGGCACGCTCCTCGGCGTCCTCTGGACGAGCGTCTCGCGCGCCCTGCTCGGCTTCCTGCTCGCCCTCGCGATCGGTACGCCGCTGGGTCTGATCGTCGCCCGGGTGAAGTTCGTCCGCGCGGCCATCGGCCCGGTCCTGGCGGGTCTGCAGTCGCTGCCGTCGGTGGCCTGGGTGGCCCCGGCCGTGCTGTGGATCGGTCTCAACGACTCGATGATGTACGCGGTGATCCTGCTGGGCGCCGTGCCGTCGATCGCCAACGGTCTGGTGGCCGGTGTCGACCAGGTCCCGCCGCTCTTCCTGCGGGCCGGGCGCACGCTCGGCGCGACCGGGCTCAGGGGCGCCTGGCACATCGTGATGCCGGCGGCGCTGCCGGGCTATCTCGCGGGCCTGAAGCAGGGCTGGGCGTTCTCCTGGCGCTCGCTGATGGCGGCCGAGATCATCGCGTCCTCGCCCGATCTGGGCCTGGGCCTGGGCCAGTTGCTGGAGAACGGCCGCAACAACTTCGACATGCCGGGGATCTTCCTCGCCATCATCCTGATCCTGCTCGTCGGTGTCGCCATCGATCTGCTGATCTTCAGCCCGCTGGAGCGCGCGGTGCTGCGCGGCCGCGGCCTGCTGGTGAAGAGCTGACATGAGCGCCCCAGTCCTCCTCGTCATCGCCCACGGCAGCCGCGACCCGCGGCACGCCGCGACCGTGCACGCGCTGGTGCGCCGCGCCCGGTCGCTGCGGCCCGGGCTGCGCGTGGAGACGGCGTTCCTGGACTTCAACCTCCCGGCGGTGCCGGGGGTGCTCGACCGGCTCGCGGCCGACGGGGTACGGGACGTCGTGGCCCTGCCCCTGCTGCTGACCCGTGCCTTCCACGCGAAGGCCGACATCCCCGCGGTCCTGCGCCAGGCCCCACCGGGCCTGCGCATCCGCCAGGCGGAGGTCCTCGGCCCCTCGCCGCTGCTCGTGTCGGCGGTGGAGCAGCGGCTGTACGAGGCCGGGCTCACGCCCGGCGACAAGAGCGCGACCGGGGTCGTCCTGGCCTCGGCGGGCTCCACCGACCCGGAGGCGATCGCAGCGATCGCAGAAACGGCGCGGGAGCTGCGGCGCACCGGTTGGTGCTCCGTGCGGCCTGCGTTCGCCTCCGCATCTCTTCCGAGGACCGCGGACGCGGTCCGGGCCCTGCGCGCCGACGGGGTGCGCCGGGTGGCGGTGGCCCCGTACGTCATCGCTCCGGGCCGGCTGCCGGACCGCATCGCGGCGGGAGCCGCGGACGGCGGGGCCGATGTGCTCGCGGACGTCCTCGGCCCGTCGCCGGAGCTGGCCCGGCTGCTGATCGAGCGGTACGAGGAGTGCCGCGCGCGGCGGGCGGAGAACCTCGCGGCGCGGGCCGCCGGCTAGGCGCTGTCAGGCATCGAGGCAGGGCTGTTTGGCGGACGAGATGTTGCCGCGTCGACGTCGCGAGGTGAGCCTGAGCGGGACGTCACCAGGTCTCAGCGA harbors:
- a CDS encoding ATP-binding cassette domain-containing protein, which codes for MTTDPGATPVLKARGLVKRYGHVTALDGADFDLMPGEVLAVIGDNGAGKSSLIKALTGALQPDEGTIELDGEPVRFRDPVDARRRGIETVYQDLAVAASLDIASNMFLGREIRRRGPLGSVLRMLDNKRMREESAAHMADLKIGLRSLTQAVETLSGGQRQGVAVARAVAWARHVVVMDEPTAALGVKESGQVLDMIRRVRDRGLPVVLISHNMPHVFEIADRIHVQRLGRRVAQIRPGDHSMADVVAIMTGALTLEEADGGTVVSERG
- a CDS encoding LacI family DNA-binding transcriptional regulator encodes the protein MGSTRRPTLADVAARVGVTPKTVSRVLNEDGPVSEATRAKVLAVVEELGFRPNLMARNMRVGARDSTVGLVVPDMGNPFFGTVAGGVEDVVRDRGLTLLMGSSSEREPMEHALITTFLARRISGLLVVPAAGSDHRFLRRERESGLPVVFVDRPGSGLAADAVVSANEEGARTGVAHLIAHGHRRIAFIGDRPATLYTRKTRQRGYKAALEAAGIVHDPALVVTAHDPYAAGVAVRRLLALADPPTAVFAANNFASLGVVPALAEAGRRDVALVGFDDLPLAAVLEPGLTVVAQDPAAIGHAAAEQILARLGGDRSRATTHTVPVRLIERGSGELPPRNRPTA
- a CDS encoding GNAT family N-acetyltransferase; the encoded protein is MRITLTTWSLEQTSPSDLRPATPPPGDDVTIARAEVPSPEYSRFLYTAVGGDIRWNDRLSLTYKQWQEIVEKPGAEIWVAYEKGTPAGYVELDPQDDGAVEIVYFGLIPAFRGRRIGGHLLSYGVQRAWDLAERWPEREATRRVWLHTCSLDGPHAMDNYLRRGFTLFDTKVEEIEESETPGPWPGAHA
- a CDS encoding putative leader peptide, which codes for MSGTGIALVSRRHVDLGRMSSAMCPAR
- a CDS encoding nitrite/sulfite reductase, which gives rise to MAATPENPAPATPRRKVSRHRGEGQWAVGHFTPLNGNEQFKKDDDGLNVRTRIETIYSKRGFDSIDPNDLRGRMRWWGLYTQRKEGLDGTKTGVLEPEELDAEFFMLRVRIDGGRLTTEQLRVIGEISQEFARGTADLTDRQNVQYHWIRIEDVPEIWNRLEAVGLSTTEACGDTPRVILGSPVAGIAEDEIIDGTPAIDEIYRRIVGNKDFSNLPRKFKSAVSGSPLLDVAHEINDIAFVGVEHPEHGPGFDVWVGGGLSTNPKLGVRLGTWVSLDEVPDVYEGVISIFRDYGYRRLRTRARLKFLVADWGPEKFRQVLEDEYLKRKLTDGPAPEQPAGQWRDHVGVHKQKDGRFYVGFAPRVGRVDGATLTKIAEIAEAHGSGRVRTTAEQKMIVLDIEEAQVESIVSALEALDLRVNPSPFRRGTMACTGIEFCKLAIVETKARGASLIDELERRIPEFDEPITININGCPNACARIQVADIGLKGQLVLDDAGNRVEGYQVHLGGALGLEAGFGRKVRGLKVTSAELPDYVERVLKRFQEEREDGERFATWAARASEEALS
- a CDS encoding phosphoadenylyl-sulfate reductase, producing MTSTQATEATDLKALAEQAGRDLEDASALEILQWAAETFGKQFCVTSSMEDAVVSHLASRAMPGVDVVFLDTGYHFPETIGTRDAVEAVMDVDVITLTPRQTVAEQDAEYGPRLHDRDPDLCCALRKVKPLEEGLTAYRAWATGLRRDESPTRANTPVVGWDEKRQKVKISPIARWTQDDVDAYVAQHGVLTNPLLMDGYASVGCAPCTRRVAEGEDARAGRWAGRTKTECGLHG
- the cysC gene encoding adenylyl-sulfate kinase, coding for MRAARMTDTQEVQETHVTGATIWLTGLPSAGKTTIAYELAGRLRGEGHRVEVLDGDEIREFLSAGLGFSREDRHTNVQRIGFVSELLASNGVKVLVPVIAPYEDSREAVRKRHQTEGTPYVEVHVATPVDVCSVRDVKGLYAKQAAGEISGLTGVDDPYDEPRNPDLRIESQNQTVQQSAAQLHALLTERGLL
- the cysD gene encoding sulfate adenylyltransferase subunit CysD, producing the protein MTTVAHVHEETDSPFALSHLDSLESEAVHIFREVAGEFERPVILFSGGKDSIVMLHLALKAFAPAPVPFTLLHVDTGHNFPEVIEYRDRTVEQHGLRLHVASVQEYIDAGKLRERPDGTRNPLQTVPLTEAIQQHRFDAVFGGGRRDEEKARAKERVFSLRDEFSQWDPRRQRPELWQLYNGRHAPGEHVRVFPLSNWTELDVWQYIQREKIELPQIYFAHEREVFARGGMWLTAGQWGGPKDTETVEKRLIRYRTVGDMSCTGAVDSDATTLDAVIAEIAASRLTERGATRADDKLSEAAMEDRKREGYF
- a CDS encoding sulfate adenylyltransferase subunit 1, producing MTITTEQVAVTATTLLRFATAGSVDDGKSTLVGRLLHDSKSVLADQLEAVEHASRSRGQEAPDLALLTDGLRAEREQGITIDVAYRYFATPRRRFILADTPGHVQYTRNMVTGASTAELAVVLVDARNGVVEQTRRHAAVAALLRVPHVVLAVNKMDLVDYAEPVFAAIAEEFTTYASELGVPEITAIPISALTGDNVVEPSANMDWYGGPTVLEHLETVPVSHDLTACHARFPVQYVIRPQTAEHPDYRGYAGQIAAGAFRVGEQITVLPSGRTSTITGIDALGESVDIAWAPQSVTLRLADDIDISRGDLIAPSGDAPTTSQDVEATVCHVADQPLTVGQRVLLKHTTRTVKAIVKEIPSRLTLDDLSQHPEPGQLVANDIGRVKVRTAEPLALDAYADSRRTGSFLLIDPADGTTLAAGMAGEAFATAQAVDTADGADDGADDEGWDF